The following coding sequences lie in one Arachis stenosperma cultivar V10309 chromosome 5, arast.V10309.gnm1.PFL2, whole genome shotgun sequence genomic window:
- the LOC130979790 gene encoding cytochrome P450 84A1-like, protein MDTIQKPLLSIANFELQPLHMAAMLVIPLMLLLGLVSRIRRRPPYPPGPKGLPIIGNMLMMEQLTHRGLAKLAKEYGGIFHLRMGFLHMVAISDPDSARQVLQVQDNIFSNRPATIAISYLTYDRADMAFAHYGPFWRQMRKLCVMKLFSRKRQESWESVRDEVDKVVGSVVSNTGKPVNIGELVFNLTKNIIYRAAFGSSSQEGQDEFIKILQEFSKLFGAFNVADFIPFLGGIDPQGLNNRLVEARAALDSFIDGIIDDHVHKVKKKNNNDHSNNIEESDMVDELLAFYSEEAKLNNEADDLHNSIKLTKDNIKAIIMDVMFGGTETVASAIEWAMAELMRSPEDLKRVQQELAQVVGLDRRVEESDFEKLTYLRCALKETLRLHPPIPLLLHETAEETTVGGYFIPKRARVMINAWAIGRDPSSWEEPETFRPGRFLKAGVPDFKGSNFEFIPFGSGRRSCPGMQLGLYALELAVAHLLHCFTWELPDGMKPSEMDMSDVFGLTAPRATRLVAVPTKRVLCPLS, encoded by the exons ATGGATACGATTCAAAAGCCACTACTAAGCATAGCCAACTTTGAGCTCCAACCGCTCCACATGGCCGCCATGCTCGTAATCCCACTGATGTTGTTGCTAGGTTTAGTCTCTAGAATCCGCCGAAGGCCACCGTATCCACCAGGGCCTAAAGGCTTACCCATCATAG GCAACATGCTTATGATGGAACAATTAACACACCGTGGGCTGGCTAAGCTAGCAAAAGAATACGGCGGAATCTTCCACCTGCGCATGGGGTTCCTCCACATGGTGGCGATTTCCGACCCTGACTCAGCACGCCAAGTCCTCCAAGTCCAAGACAACATCTTCTCCAACCGTCCAGCCACCATAGCCATAAGCTACCTAACCTACGACCGGGCCGACATGGCTTTCGCCCACTACGGCCCCTTCTGGCGCCAGATGCGTAAGCTCTGTGTCATGAAGCTCTTCAGCCGCAAGCGCCAAGAGTCATGGGAGTCCGTGAGAGACGAAGTCGACAAGGTGGTCGGTTCCGTCGTCTCCAACACCGGAAAACCCGTCAACATTGGCGAACTCGTTTTCAACCTTACCAAGAACATCATCTACCGCGCCGCCTTCGGGTCCAGTTCCCAAGAAGGTCAAGACGAGTTCATCAAGATCCTTCAGGAATTCTCGAAGCTGTTTGGAGCTTTCAACGTCGCAGATTTCATCCCTTTCCTTGGTGGAATCGATCCTCAGGGCCTTAACAACAGGCTCGTCGAGGCTCGAGCTGCGTTGGACAGTTTCATTGACGGGATCATCGATGATCATGTTCacaaggtgaagaagaagaacaacaatGATCACagtaataatattgaagagTCTGATATGGTGGATGAGTTGTTGGCTTTCTACAGCGAGGAGGCCAAGCTAAACAATGAAGCGGACGATCTGCACAACTCTATCAAACTCACAAAGGACAACATCAAAGCCATCATTATG GACGTGATGTTTGGAGGTACAGAGACGGTAGCGTCAGCAATAGAGTGGGCCATGGCAGAACTCATGAGAAGCCCAGAAGATCTGAAGCGGGTTCAACAAGAGCTAGCCCAAGTTGTGGGCCTGGACCGTCGGGTAGAGGAGTCCGACTTCGAGAAGCTCACCTACCTCCGTTGCGCACTCAAGGAGACCCTCCGCCTCCACCCGCCGATCCCTCTCCTCCTCCACGAAACAGCGGAAGAAACAACCGTCGGAGGCTACTTTATCCCGAAGCGGGCGCGCGTCATGATCAACGCGTGGGCCATAGGAAGGGATCCGAGCAGCTGGGAGGAGCCGGAGACGTTCAGGCCCGGGCGGTTCTTGAAGGCCGGCGTTCCGGACTTCAAGGGAAGCAACTTCGAGTTCATACCGTTCGGATCGGGTCGAAGGTCTTGCCCGGGGATGCAGTTGGGGCTGTACGCGCTTGAGCTGGCGGTGGCCCATCTACTCCACTGCTTCACGTGGGAGCTTCCCGACGGGATGAAGCCGAGCGAGATGGACATGAGCGACGTCTTCGGACTCACCGCTCCCAGAGCCACTCGCCTCGTCGCTGTTCCCACAAAGCGCGTGCTCTGCCCTCTCTCTTAG